One genomic window of Melanotaenia boesemani isolate fMelBoe1 chromosome 20, fMelBoe1.pri, whole genome shotgun sequence includes the following:
- the LOC121631853 gene encoding tumor necrosis factor ligand superfamily member 10-like isoform X1: protein MAISISVQCLGLIILAAILLQTIAVAVSFIYFNKVLNTMQESFSRSSVSCLINEKLQSGFEDPPAENKKSDPCWQVTQQLHYHIEKKIADRFQTEISTAMRNKLTGVLPMLRPGVRGVPLPKVAAHVTGVSSSTNPPSAERLQSSRGYFGERIRAWDGQRGLSFLQNMELRGGELLVPRAGLYYIYAQTYFRLYATEETDGEAQEEGAELIQYIYKKMSSYTGPILLMKSSRSACWPRGPEPGVFSLHQAGTAFLQPADRLFITVSNASAMEMDGRASYFGAFLVG from the exons ATGGCCATTTCTATTTCTGTCCAGTGCCTCGGACTCATAATACTCGCTGCAATCCTCCTTCAGACCATCGCGGTTGCTGTCAGCTTTATATACTTCAACAAGGTCCTTAACACG ATGCAGGAGAGTTTTTCCCGGAGCAGTGTGTCGTGTTTGATAAATGAGAAGTTGCAATCAGGGTTCGAGGATCCACCGGCTGAGAACAAAAAGAGCGACCCCTGTTGGCAGGTCACGCAGCAGCTCCACTACCACATAGAGAAG AAGATTGCTGACAGATTCCAGACGGAGATATCTACTGCTATGAGAA ATAAGCTGACTGGAGTGTTGCCTATGTTGCGCCCTGGGGTCCGAGGGGTCCCTCTTCCTAAAGTTGCTGCCCACGTGACAGGTGTTTCCTCATCAACAAATCCTCCATCGGCAGAGC GCTTGCAGAGCAGCAGGGGGTACTTTGGGGAGCGCATCAGAGCGTGGGATGGTCAGAGAGGTCTATCCTTCTTACAGAACATGGAGCTGAGGGGAGGCGAGCTGCTCGTGCCCAGGGCAGGCCTCTACTACATCTATGCCCAGACTTATTTCAGACTTTATGCCACGGAGGAGACAGATGGGGAAGCACAGGAGGAGGGTGCTGAGCTCATTCAGTACATCTATAAAAAG ATGAGTTCCTACACTGGGCCCATCTTGCTGATGAAATCATCCCGAAGCGCCTGCTGGCCCCGGGGTCCGGAGCCAGGCGTCTTCTCTCTGCATCAGGCCGGCACTGCCTTCCTACAACCTGCTGATCGCCTCTTCATCACTGTCAGTAACGCCAGCGCCATGGAGATGGACGGGAGGGCGAGCTACTTTGGTGCTTTCCTGGTGGGCTAA
- the LOC121631853 gene encoding tumor necrosis factor ligand superfamily member 10-like isoform X2, with protein sequence MAISISVQCLGLIILAAILLQTIAVAVSFIYFNKVLNTMQESFSRSSVSCLINEKLQSGFEDPPAENKKSDPCWQVTQQLHYHIEKIADRFQTEISTAMRNKLTGVLPMLRPGVRGVPLPKVAAHVTGVSSSTNPPSAERLQSSRGYFGERIRAWDGQRGLSFLQNMELRGGELLVPRAGLYYIYAQTYFRLYATEETDGEAQEEGAELIQYIYKKMSSYTGPILLMKSSRSACWPRGPEPGVFSLHQAGTAFLQPADRLFITVSNASAMEMDGRASYFGAFLVG encoded by the exons ATGGCCATTTCTATTTCTGTCCAGTGCCTCGGACTCATAATACTCGCTGCAATCCTCCTTCAGACCATCGCGGTTGCTGTCAGCTTTATATACTTCAACAAGGTCCTTAACACG ATGCAGGAGAGTTTTTCCCGGAGCAGTGTGTCGTGTTTGATAAATGAGAAGTTGCAATCAGGGTTCGAGGATCCACCGGCTGAGAACAAAAAGAGCGACCCCTGTTGGCAGGTCACGCAGCAGCTCCACTACCACATAGAGAAG ATTGCTGACAGATTCCAGACGGAGATATCTACTGCTATGAGAA ATAAGCTGACTGGAGTGTTGCCTATGTTGCGCCCTGGGGTCCGAGGGGTCCCTCTTCCTAAAGTTGCTGCCCACGTGACAGGTGTTTCCTCATCAACAAATCCTCCATCGGCAGAGC GCTTGCAGAGCAGCAGGGGGTACTTTGGGGAGCGCATCAGAGCGTGGGATGGTCAGAGAGGTCTATCCTTCTTACAGAACATGGAGCTGAGGGGAGGCGAGCTGCTCGTGCCCAGGGCAGGCCTCTACTACATCTATGCCCAGACTTATTTCAGACTTTATGCCACGGAGGAGACAGATGGGGAAGCACAGGAGGAGGGTGCTGAGCTCATTCAGTACATCTATAAAAAG ATGAGTTCCTACACTGGGCCCATCTTGCTGATGAAATCATCCCGAAGCGCCTGCTGGCCCCGGGGTCCGGAGCCAGGCGTCTTCTCTCTGCATCAGGCCGGCACTGCCTTCCTACAACCTGCTGATCGCCTCTTCATCACTGTCAGTAACGCCAGCGCCATGGAGATGGACGGGAGGGCGAGCTACTTTGGTGCTTTCCTGGTGGGCTAA
- the pccb gene encoding propionyl-CoA carboxylase beta chain, mitochondrial, giving the protein MAAFNVARSSCGLMNGLRVSFRSLTQVKYGAASAAMPQINLQRDCRWYSVSHLSVRERIEKKRQAALVGGGQKRIDAQHKRGKLTARERMELLLDPESFVETDMFVEHRCSDFGMEQDSNKFPGDSVVTGRGRINGRLVYVFSQDFTVFGGSLSGAHAQKICKIMDQAMTVGAPVIGLNDSGGARIQEGVESLAGYADIFLRNVLASGVVPQISLIMGPCAGGAVYSPALTDFTFMVKDTSYLFITGPDVVKSVTNEDVTQEELGGAKTHTTVSGVAHRAFENDVEALLNLREFFNFLPLSNQDPAPIRECHDPSDRLVKSLDTIVPFESTKAYDMLDIIHTIVDERDFFEIMPAYAKNIVVGFARMNGRTVGIVGNQPKVASGCLDINSSVKGARFVRFCDAFNIPIITFVDVPGFLPGTAQEYGGIIRHGAKLLYAYAEATVPKITIITRKAYGGAYDVMSSKHLRGDVNYAWPTAEVAVMGAKGAVQIIFRGKDNQAEAEAEYVEKFANPFPAAVRGFVDDIIEPATTRKRICNDLEVLASKKQVNPWKKHANIPL; this is encoded by the exons ATGGCGGCCTTCAATGTCGCTCGTAGTAGTTGCGGACTAATGAATGGTTTAAGGGTCTCTTTCAGGAGTTTAACGCAAGTGAAATATGGCGCGGCATCAGCTGCGATGCCACAGATTAATCTCCAACGGGACTGTCGCTGGTACTCTGTCAGCCACCTGTCCGTTAGGGAGAGGATTGAAAAGAAACGACAGGCTGCGCTCGTCGGGGGAGGTCAGAAGAGAATAGATGCACAACATAAAAGG GGTAAGCTGACAGCCAGGGAGCGAATGGAGCTCCTTCTGGACCCAGAGTCTTTTGTAGAGACAGACATGTTTGTAGAACATCGCTGCTCTGACTTTGGCATGGAACAGGACAGTAACAAG TTCCCTGGTGACAGCGTTGTGACAGGCAGAGGGAGGATCAATGGCAGGCTGGTTTACGTGTTCAGCCAG gACTTCACAGTTTTTGGTGGCAGTTTGTCTGGAGCTCATGCACAGAAGATCTGTAAG ATCATGGACCAGGCCATGACAGTTGGAGCCCCCGTCATCGGGCTGAATGACTCCGGAGGAGCTCGGATCCAGGAGGGAGTAGAGTCTCTGGCTGGATATGCAGATATATTCCTG aggAATGTGTTGGCTTCAGGAGTTGTCCCTCAGATCTCCCTCATCATGGGTCCCTGTGCAGGAGGAGCTGTCTATTCCCCTGCCCTGACAGATTTCACCTTCATGGTTAAG GACACATCATACCTGTTCATCACAGGACCAGATGTTGTGAAGTCAGTCACCaatgaagatgtgactcaagAGGAGCTCGGTGGAGCTAAAACTCATACCACAGTATCTG GTGTGGCTCACCGTGCTTTTGAGAATGACGTTGAGGCTTTGCTCAACCTGCGAGAGTTCTTTAACTTTCTGCCGCTCAGTAATCAGGACCCTGCCCCCATCAGGGAGTGCCATGACCCCAG CGATCGCCTGGTAAAGTCATTGGACACCATTGTCCCGTTTGAGTCAACGAAAGCCTACGACATGTTGGACATCATTCACACA ATAGTGGATGAGAGGGACTTCTTTGAGATCATGCCTGCTTACGCCAAAAACATAGTGGTGGGGTTTGCCAGAATGAATGGGCGCACTgtgggcattgtgggtaatcaGCCCAAAGTGGCTTCCG GGTGTTTGGACATCAACTCCTCAGTGAAGGGAGCCCGCTTTGTTCGCTTCTGTGATGCCTTCAACATTCCTATCATCACTTTTGTGGATGTTCCGGGTTTCCTGCCAG GTACGGCTCAGGAGTATGGCGGTATCATCAGACATGGAGCCAAGCTGCTGTATGCCTATGCAGAAGCTACTGTACCAAAAATTACCATCATCACTAGAAAG GCTTATGGAGGAGCCTATGATGTAATGAGCTCCAAACACTTGAGGGGAGATGTGAACTACGCCTGGCCAACAGCTGAGGTTGCTGTCATGGGTGCAAAG GGTGCTGTTCAGATTATCTTTAGAGGGAAGGACAACCAGGCAGAAGCAGAGGCTGAATATGTAGAAAAGTTTGCCAACCCCTTCCCAGCTGCCGTCAGAG GTTTTGTTGATGACATCATTGAGCCAGCAACCACTCGGAAGAGGATCTGCAATGATCTGGAGGTGCTTGCCAGTAAGAAGCAGGTCAACCCCTGGAAAAAGCACGCCAACATTCCTCTGTAA
- the msl2a gene encoding E3 ubiquitin-protein ligase MSL2a, which translates to MNPINATALYVSASRAVLQCDPRQPHTFAEMYKLLPFFRQSLACLVCGKLLQDPISPTHPECQHYVCLGCKGQKMQIRPSCSRCKDYCYFQENKQLSLLVQCYRKLCLYVTHSPLLQSISSHVGGSPEVMALLEEVLISHKEEMESEDASLEKEDVKLSAPESLTPTEAPPAPAELSADPQSSSSDPPCFNGPQECNGEALEDLAPSSPELEVCELVEEQPHAELSVSDTACEGLELSLTTVPLAPTPGTVCSLRDGESSSRELEEGEVLLLSVEEVLQTLDPLQPTRDSLHAQPERTHTHTHVTTDRAHTQMYIQLDAAHNYTQIHTGRTNTVTNRGVHIHTSSFNPPPASKPMPVRLNRKRSRSESDREKVKPLSITSILQGPPSKVNTPNPSHTLHTKLPTPSSTVPAHTYTLSNGAPPKPSRPAQNYNKGARKHVEQSPKKPHAKARSSGGSKAKDRSKDQRPMPGCLVPTAPVRPPYKKPVEKKGCKCGRATQNPSVLTCRGQRCPCYSNRKACLDCICRGCQNSYMANGEKKLEAFAVPEKALEQTRLTLGINLTSITAAAALRNPATTSIRANTLLNVATATGTPVTTAFLSPSPPQDPNFDDSLELLIG; encoded by the exons ATGAATCCCATTAATGCAACCGCTCTTTATGTGTCTGCAAGCCGGGCCGTGCTGCAGTGCGACCCGCGGCAGCCTCACACCTTCGCAGAGATGTACAAGCTGCTACCCTTCTTCCGACAGTCCCTCGCATGTCTAGTCTGTG GTAAACTGCTCCAGGATCCTATTTCTCCCACACACCCAGAGTGTCAGCATTATGTCTGCTTGGGCTGTAAAGGCCAGAAGATGCAGATCAGGCCATCATGCAGCCGCTGTAAGGACTATTGTTACTTCCAAGAGAACAAACAACTTTCTTTACTGGTTCAGTGCTACAGGAAGCTCTGTCTCTATGTAACTCATTCACCATTGCTGCAGTCAATCAGCAGCCATGTGGGAGGGTCTCCAGAGGTTATGGCCTTGTTAGAGGAGGTGCTAATATCACACAAAGAAGAGATGGAATCAGAGGATGCTAGCCTAGAAAAAGAAGATGTGAAGCTGTCTGCTCCTGAATCCCTTACCCCCACAGAGGCACCACCTGCTCCTGCAGAGCTGTCAGCTGATCCCCAGAGCTCCTCTTCTGACCCTCCCTGCTTCAATGGACCACAGGAATGCAATGGAGAAGCACTGGAGGACCTCGCTCCTTCATCCCCAGAGCTGGAAGTATGTGAGCTTGTGGAGGAGCAGCCACATGCAGAGCTGTCTGTATCGGATACTGCTTGTGAAGGTTTGGAACTGAGTCTGACCACTGTACCTTTAGCCCCAACACCAGGCACTGTGTGCTCACTCAGGGATGGGGAATCTAGTAGCAGGGAGCTGGAGGAGGGAGAAGTGTTGCTCCTCAGTGTAGAGGAGGTGTTACAGACTTTGGATCCACTTCAGCCCACGCGAGATTCTCTTCATGCACAGCCAGAAaggacacacactcacacacatgtgACCACGGACAGAGCACACACTCAGATGTACATACAACTGGATGCAGCCCACAACTACACCCAGATTCATACTGGCAGGACTAACACGGTGACAAACCGTGGTGTTCACATACACACCTCTTCCTTCAATCCTCCTCCAGCCTCTAAGCCCATGCCAGTCCGCCTTAACCGCAAGCGATCTCGATCAGAGAGTGACAGGGAAAAGGTGAAACCCCTCTCTATCACCTCTATCTTGCAGGGCCCTCCTTCAAAGGTGAACACTCCAAACCCTTCTCACACACTGCACACAAAACTACCCACACCTTCCAGTACTGTaccagcacacacatacacgcttTCCAATGGGGCACCTCCCAAGCCCAGCCGCCCTGCCCAGAACTACAATAAAGGTGCCAGGAAGCATGTGGAACAGAGCCCCAAGAAACCCCATGCCAAGGCCCGCAGTAGTGGAGGCTCCAAGGCCAAGGACCGAAGCAAAGACCAGCGACCAATGCCAGGCTGCCTGGTGCCCACAGCTCCTGTCCGACCTCCATACAAGAAGCCAGTAGAGAAGAAGGGCTGTAAATGTGGTAGAGCCACTCAGAACCCATCTGTGTTGACCTGCAGGGGGCAGCGCTGTCCCTGTTACTCCAACCGCAAG GCTTGCTTGGATTGTATATGTCGAGGTTGCCAGAACTCCTACATGGCCAATGGTGAGAAAAAGCTTGAGGCCTTTGCTGTGCCAGAGAAGGCCTTAGAACAGACACGGCTCACACTTGGCATCAACCTGACCAGTATCACAGCGGCCGCAGCGCTCCGCAATCCAGCAACCACCAGCATCCGCGCTAACACCCTCCTCAATGTCGCCACAGCAACAGGGACACCTGTCACAACAGCCTTCCTGTCTCCTAGCCCCCCACAAGATCCCAACTTTGATGACAGCCTGGAGCTGCTTATTGGATGA